Proteins from a genomic interval of Stenotrophomonas maltophilia:
- a CDS encoding NAD(P)/FAD-dependent oxidoreductase, with translation MSTTRCDVVVIGAGAAGLMTAITAGQRGRQVQVIDHANKVGKKILMSGGGRCNFTNTGTSPANFLSANPHFCKSALARYTPWHFIELVSKHGIAYHEKELGQLFCDISSKQIVKMLVEECQAAGAQIRTGCSVQRIEHGSDGFRVHTTDGLFHCASLVVATGGLSIPSMGATGFGYEIARQFGHQVLPTRAGLVPLTLSGKHQERLADLSGVALPIEARCNGKSFQNFMLLTHRGVSGPAILQISSFWQPGDALELDLLPGQDAGEWLRQMKRERPAAELRTVLGEVLPKRLAQRLCEHWLPDRPVRQLDEPVLRQAAQLLGAFPLVASGTEGYRTAEVTLGGVDTAEVSSSTMESKRVPGLHFVGEVLDVTGWLGGYNFQWAWASGHAAGGVV, from the coding sequence ATGAGCACGACCCGCTGCGACGTGGTGGTCATCGGCGCCGGCGCGGCCGGGCTGATGACCGCGATCACGGCTGGCCAGCGCGGCCGCCAGGTGCAGGTGATCGACCATGCCAACAAGGTCGGCAAGAAGATCCTGATGTCCGGCGGTGGCCGCTGCAACTTCACCAACACCGGCACCAGCCCGGCCAACTTCCTGTCGGCCAACCCGCACTTCTGCAAGTCGGCGCTGGCGCGCTACACGCCCTGGCACTTCATCGAGCTGGTCAGCAAGCACGGCATCGCCTATCACGAGAAGGAACTGGGCCAGCTGTTCTGCGACATCTCGTCCAAGCAGATCGTGAAGATGCTGGTGGAGGAATGCCAGGCGGCCGGCGCGCAGATCCGCACCGGGTGCAGCGTGCAGCGCATCGAGCACGGCAGCGACGGTTTCCGCGTGCACACCACCGATGGCCTGTTCCACTGCGCCTCGCTGGTGGTGGCCACCGGCGGCCTGTCGATTCCGAGCATGGGTGCCACCGGCTTCGGCTACGAAATTGCCCGCCAGTTCGGCCATCAGGTGCTGCCGACCCGCGCCGGCCTGGTGCCGCTGACACTCAGCGGCAAGCACCAGGAGCGGCTGGCCGATCTGAGCGGTGTCGCCCTGCCGATCGAGGCGCGTTGCAACGGCAAGAGCTTCCAGAACTTCATGCTGCTGACCCATCGCGGCGTGAGTGGACCGGCGATCCTGCAGATCTCCTCGTTCTGGCAACCCGGCGACGCGCTGGAGCTGGACCTGCTGCCCGGCCAGGATGCCGGCGAGTGGCTGCGCCAGATGAAGCGCGAGCGCCCGGCCGCCGAGCTGCGCACGGTACTGGGTGAGGTGCTGCCCAAGCGACTGGCGCAGCGCCTGTGCGAACACTGGCTGCCCGACCGGCCCGTGCGCCAGCTGGACGAGCCGGTGCTGCGCCAGGCCGCGCAGCTGCTGGGCGCGTTCCCGCTGGTGGCCAGCGGCACCGAGGGCTATCGCACCGCCGAAGTCACCCTGGGCGGCGTGGATACCGCTGAGGTGTCGTCCTCGACGATGGAATCCAAGCGCGTGCCCGGCCTGCATTTCGTTGGCGAGGTGCTGGATGTGACCGGCTGGCTGGGCGGCTACAACTTCCAGTGGGCCTGGGCCAGCGGCCACGCGGCCGGGGGCGTGGTGTGA
- a CDS encoding YaeQ family protein has protein sequence MALTATIRKAELQISDMDRGYYATHNLTLAQHPSETDERLMVRLLAFALNAGDRLEFGRGLSTDDEPDLWEHDYTGDILQWIDLGHPDESRIRKASNRSRQVQVINYGGNASDIWWGKQGKSLARFDNLSVVDLDGEFVERWGQQVQRAMRWSVLIQDGEVQLLNDQMQLDVIPNWRKRAKA, from the coding sequence ATGGCTCTTACCGCCACCATCCGCAAGGCCGAGCTGCAGATCAGCGACATGGATCGCGGTTACTACGCGACCCACAACCTGACCCTGGCCCAGCACCCGTCCGAGACCGACGAACGATTGATGGTGCGCCTGCTCGCCTTCGCCCTCAATGCGGGAGACCGCCTGGAGTTCGGCCGTGGCCTGAGCACCGACGATGAGCCGGACCTGTGGGAACACGACTACACCGGCGACATCCTGCAGTGGATCGACCTGGGCCATCCCGACGAATCCCGCATCCGCAAGGCCAGCAACCGCAGCCGCCAGGTGCAGGTGATCAATTACGGCGGCAATGCCTCGGACATCTGGTGGGGCAAGCAGGGCAAGAGCCTGGCGCGCTTCGACAACCTGTCGGTAGTTGATCTGGACGGTGAGTTCGTCGAACGCTGGGGCCAGCAGGTCCAGCGCGCGATGCGCTGGAGCGTGCTGATCCAGGACGGTGAAGTGCAGCTGCTCAACGATCAGATGCAGCTCGACGTGATCCCGAACTGGCGCAAGCGCGCCAAGGCATGA
- a CDS encoding pseudouridine synthase, whose protein sequence is MTLPSRLQLPPGHWPSLLEGLCARFPRIDRAQWQDRFARGRVQDVQGRALSPDMPWQVGLEIQYFREVADEPVIPFAETILHLDEHLLVADKPHFLPVTPAGRHVRETLLARLIARTGNTGLVPLHRLDRLTAGLVLFSAKAATRDAYQRLFRERRIEKIYEALAPALPGLEFPLQRHSRLAPDEPFFRMAEVPGEPNARSLIEPIEAEGPIWRYRLKPETGRKHQLRVHMAALGAPIEGDDLYPQLQSRPEGSAEPPLQLLAQALAFDDPLTGEPRRFSSQRRLRRMDPGG, encoded by the coding sequence ATGACCCTGCCCAGCCGCCTGCAGCTGCCGCCCGGCCACTGGCCCAGCCTGCTCGAAGGCCTGTGCGCACGTTTCCCACGCATCGACCGTGCGCAGTGGCAGGACCGCTTCGCGCGTGGCCGCGTGCAGGACGTGCAGGGCAGGGCGCTGTCGCCGGACATGCCCTGGCAGGTGGGGCTGGAGATCCAGTACTTCCGCGAGGTGGCTGACGAACCGGTGATTCCCTTCGCCGAGACCATCCTGCATCTGGATGAGCACCTTCTGGTGGCCGACAAGCCGCACTTCCTGCCGGTGACGCCGGCCGGACGCCATGTGCGTGAAACCCTGCTGGCGCGCTTGATCGCACGTACGGGCAATACCGGGCTGGTACCGCTGCACCGGCTGGACAGGCTGACTGCTGGCCTGGTGCTGTTCTCGGCGAAGGCGGCTACGCGCGATGCCTACCAGCGGCTGTTCCGCGAGCGCCGCATTGAAAAGATCTATGAGGCGCTGGCACCGGCGCTGCCGGGGCTGGAGTTCCCGCTGCAGCGGCACAGCCGGCTGGCGCCGGACGAGCCGTTCTTCCGCATGGCCGAAGTGCCGGGCGAGCCCAATGCGCGCAGCCTGATCGAGCCGATCGAGGCCGAGGGGCCGATCTGGCGCTACCGGTTGAAGCCGGAAACCGGCCGCAAGCACCAGTTGCGCGTGCACATGGCCGCGCTGGGCGCGCCGATCGAGGGTGATGACCTTTACCCGCAGCTGCAGTCGCGGCCGGAGGGCAGCGCCGAGCCACCGCTGCAGCTGCTGGCACAGGCGCTGGCCTTTGACGATCCACTCACCGGGGAGCCGCGGCGGTTCAGCAGCCAGCGGCGCCTGCGCCGAATGGACCCGGGCGGCTAG
- a CDS encoding YaiI/YqxD family protein, translating into MTEAETQAEPALPRIWVDADACPTVIRDILFRAAERVGIELTLVANQWIRTPPSRWLRSIQVPQGLDVADSAIVERVAAGDLVVTQDIPLAALVLEKKAVALNPRGQLYTPNNMAERLSMRNFMEELRGAGVQTGGPPPLGPRDRQLFAAELDRWLARRPAR; encoded by the coding sequence ATGACTGAAGCTGAAACCCAAGCTGAACCCGCCCTCCCCCGCATCTGGGTGGACGCGGACGCCTGCCCCACCGTCATTCGCGACATCCTGTTCCGTGCCGCTGAACGGGTCGGGATCGAGCTGACCCTGGTCGCCAACCAGTGGATCCGCACCCCGCCGTCGCGCTGGCTGCGCTCGATCCAGGTGCCGCAAGGCCTGGACGTGGCCGACAGTGCCATCGTCGAACGGGTGGCCGCCGGCGACCTGGTGGTCACCCAGGACATCCCGCTGGCTGCACTGGTGCTGGAGAAGAAGGCCGTGGCGCTGAACCCGCGCGGCCAGCTGTACACACCGAACAACATGGCCGAGCGGCTGTCGATGCGCAATTTCATGGAGGAGCTGCGCGGTGCCGGAGTGCAGACCGGCGGACCGCCCCCGCTGGGGCCGCGCGACCGGCAGCTGTTCGCCGCCGAACTGGACCGCTGGCTGGCGCGGCGCCCGGCCCGCTGA
- a CDS encoding cold-shock protein yields the protein MSDRQTGTVKWFNDAKGFGFITPESGPDLFVHFRAIQGTGFKTLQEGQKVTFIAVQGQKGMQADQVQAV from the coding sequence ATGTCTGATCGTCAGACCGGCACCGTCAAGTGGTTCAACGACGCCAAGGGCTTCGGCTTCATCACCCCGGAAAGCGGCCCGGACCTGTTTGTGCACTTCCGTGCCATCCAGGGCACCGGCTTCAAGACCCTGCAGGAAGGCCAGAAGGTTACCTTCATCGCCGTCCAGGGTCAGAAGGGTATGCAGGCTGACCAGGTGCAGGCGGTCTAA
- a CDS encoding glutathione S-transferase family protein, translating into MRIVHHLENSRSLRVLWMLEELGLDYELRRYPRDPKTLLAPPELRNVHPLGKSPVLQDGGLVLAESGAILDYLADRYDTQRQLSPSPMPADGAERIAYRYWLHYAEGSAMPPLLLTLVMGRIRNAPMPFFARPIARSIADKAERGFIGPQRRLHLDWMERRLTESPWFAGERFSAADIQMSFPIQAAAARGGGLDDKPALRGFLKRISERPAYQRAEAHGGHLQALSGN; encoded by the coding sequence ATGCGCATCGTCCATCACCTGGAAAACTCCCGTTCCCTGCGCGTGCTGTGGATGCTGGAGGAGCTGGGGCTGGACTACGAGCTGCGCCGCTATCCGCGCGATCCAAAGACGCTGCTGGCACCGCCGGAGCTTCGCAATGTGCATCCGCTCGGCAAGTCGCCGGTACTGCAGGATGGCGGACTGGTGCTGGCCGAGTCCGGTGCCATCCTCGACTACCTCGCCGACCGCTATGACACCCAGCGCCAGCTGTCGCCGTCACCGATGCCGGCCGATGGCGCCGAGCGCATCGCCTACCGCTATTGGCTGCACTACGCCGAAGGCTCGGCGATGCCGCCGCTGCTGCTGACCCTGGTGATGGGCCGCATCCGCAACGCGCCGATGCCGTTCTTCGCCCGTCCGATCGCGCGCAGCATTGCCGACAAGGCCGAGCGTGGCTTCATCGGCCCACAGCGGCGCCTGCACCTGGACTGGATGGAGCGTCGGCTGACCGAAAGCCCATGGTTTGCCGGCGAGCGCTTCAGTGCGGCCGACATCCAGATGAGCTTCCCGATCCAGGCGGCCGCCGCGCGCGGTGGTGGCCTCGACGACAAGCCGGCACTGCGTGGCTTCCTCAAGCGCATCAGCGAGCGCCCGGCCTACCAGCGTGCCGAGGCCCACGGCGGCCACCTGCAGGCGCTCAGCGGCAATTGA
- a CDS encoding protein adenylyltransferase SelO, with product MDTDSPRFDNRLLHALPGDPESGPRRREVLGAAWSPVMPTPVAAPTLLAWAPEVAAMLGFNTTEVESEGFARVFGGNALYAGMQPWAANYGGHQFGHWAGQLGDGRAISLGELVAPDGRHWELQLKGAGPTPYSRGADGRAVLRSSIREFLCSEAMHHLGVPTTRALSLVGTGDDVVRDMFYDGHPRAEPGAIVCRVSPSFLRFGSFELPASRGETALLQQLVDACIARDFPELQGQGEALYGDWFAQIAVRTAEMIAHWMRVGFVHGVMNTDNLSVLGLTLDYGPYGWVEDFDPDWTPNTTDAQGRRYRFGTQPQVAYWNLSRLAQALSPLFADVAPLQAGLAAYQSTFVACTRRDAAAKLGLAAADDDDLQLFLRWQQLMQDGGMDMTLAWRALMRIDPLAPDTAVLEAVYYDEARRQTVQAPLQQWLQGYAARLQADPLSATERAAKMAAANPLYVLRNWLAQEAIDRAEQGDLGGVHALQDVLRDPYTERAGLEHFAGKRPAWADNRAGCSMLSCSS from the coding sequence ATGGATACCGACAGCCCCCGTTTCGACAACCGCCTGCTGCATGCCTTGCCGGGCGACCCCGAATCCGGCCCGCGCAGGCGTGAAGTGCTGGGCGCCGCCTGGTCGCCGGTGATGCCGACGCCAGTGGCCGCTCCCACGCTGCTGGCCTGGGCGCCGGAGGTCGCCGCGATGCTCGGCTTCAACACCACTGAGGTCGAGAGCGAGGGCTTTGCGCGCGTGTTCGGCGGCAATGCGCTGTACGCCGGCATGCAGCCTTGGGCGGCCAACTACGGTGGCCATCAGTTTGGTCACTGGGCTGGCCAGCTCGGCGATGGCCGTGCGATCTCGCTGGGTGAACTGGTTGCGCCGGATGGCCGCCACTGGGAGCTGCAGCTGAAGGGCGCCGGCCCCACGCCGTACTCGCGCGGCGCCGATGGACGCGCAGTGCTGCGCTCATCCATCCGCGAATTCCTGTGCAGCGAGGCCATGCACCACCTGGGTGTGCCGACCACGCGCGCGTTGTCGCTGGTCGGTACCGGCGACGACGTGGTGCGTGACATGTTCTATGACGGCCATCCGCGTGCCGAGCCTGGCGCCATCGTATGCCGGGTGTCGCCGTCCTTCCTGCGCTTCGGTTCCTTCGAGCTTCCGGCATCGCGCGGGGAAACCGCCTTGCTGCAGCAGCTGGTTGATGCCTGCATCGCCCGCGACTTCCCCGAACTGCAAGGGCAGGGCGAAGCGCTGTACGGCGACTGGTTCGCGCAGATCGCGGTGCGCACCGCCGAGATGATCGCGCACTGGATGCGTGTCGGCTTCGTGCATGGCGTGATGAACACCGACAACCTGTCCGTGCTCGGCCTGACGCTGGATTACGGTCCCTATGGCTGGGTCGAGGACTTCGATCCGGACTGGACGCCGAACACCACCGACGCGCAGGGGCGTCGCTACCGCTTCGGCACGCAGCCGCAGGTGGCGTACTGGAACCTGAGCCGATTGGCGCAGGCACTGTCGCCGTTGTTTGCCGATGTGGCGCCGCTGCAGGCTGGATTGGCCGCATACCAGTCGACCTTCGTGGCCTGCACGCGCCGCGATGCTGCCGCAAAGCTCGGCCTGGCCGCAGCCGACGATGACGACCTGCAGCTCTTCCTGCGCTGGCAGCAGCTGATGCAGGACGGCGGCATGGACATGACCCTGGCCTGGCGCGCGCTGATGCGCATCGATCCGTTGGCACCGGACACAGCAGTGCTGGAGGCGGTGTACTACGACGAGGCACGCCGGCAGACGGTGCAGGCACCGTTGCAGCAGTGGCTGCAGGGCTACGCGGCGCGGCTGCAGGCCGATCCGCTGTCGGCGACTGAGCGCGCGGCGAAGATGGCCGCAGCCAATCCGCTGTACGTGCTGCGCAACTGGCTGGCGCAGGAGGCCATCGATCGCGCCGAGCAGGGCGACCTTGGCGGTGTACATGCGTTGCAGGACGTACTGCGTGATCCATACACCGAGCGCGCCGGGCTCGAGCACTTTGCCGGCAAGCGCCCGGCCTGGGCCGACAATCGTGCCGGCTGTTCAATGCTGTCCTGCAGTTCCTGA
- a CDS encoding adenine phosphoribosyltransferase, protein MTHAIVAPQWASRLRDIADFPKPGILFKDIMPLLAHGEDFRGAITAMADRWRDQKLDAVIGIESRGFILGAAMALELGVGFVPVRKPGKLPGQVLREEYTLEYRSDCIEVHADALPAGARVAIIDDVLATGGTLVAALSLVRRLGVDVVGAGVLVELDGLGGRARWEADLPLHTELVF, encoded by the coding sequence ATGACCCACGCCATCGTCGCTCCGCAGTGGGCCTCCCGCCTGCGCGACATCGCCGACTTCCCCAAGCCCGGCATCCTCTTCAAGGACATCATGCCGCTGCTCGCCCACGGCGAGGACTTCCGTGGTGCGATCACCGCGATGGCCGACCGTTGGCGCGACCAGAAGCTGGACGCGGTGATCGGTATCGAATCGCGTGGTTTCATCCTTGGCGCCGCGATGGCGCTGGAACTGGGTGTCGGCTTCGTGCCGGTGCGCAAGCCGGGCAAGCTGCCGGGCCAGGTGCTGCGCGAGGAATACACGCTGGAATACCGCAGCGACTGCATCGAAGTGCACGCCGATGCGCTGCCGGCCGGTGCCCGCGTGGCGATCATCGACGACGTGCTGGCCACTGGCGGCACGCTGGTCGCTGCGCTGTCGCTGGTGCGCCGCCTGGGCGTTGACGTGGTCGGTGCCGGCGTGCTGGTCGAACTCGACGGCCTCGGCGGCCGTGCGCGCTGGGAAGCGGACCTGCCGCTGCACACCGAACTGGTGTTCTGA
- the dbpA gene encoding ATP-dependent RNA helicase DbpA — translation MTDFSTLPLSPALQPGLDALGYTTLTPVQAQSLPAILDGRDVIAQAPTGSGKTAAFGLGLLQSIDPSVIRVQALVLCPTRELADQVGKQIRKLATGIPNLKLLLLVGGVPLGPQLASLEGHDPHVVVGTPGRVQELARKRALNLGAVRTLVLDEADRMLDMGFEEPIREIAGRTHKDRQSLLFSATFPDSIRAMARDLLRDAVEVTVEGADQAPAIRHMFCEVEPAHRQKALAGLLLKYTPESAVVFCNTRKDVDEVANSLQQFGFSALALHGDMEQRDREEVLLLLANRSCNVLVASDVAARGLDVEELAAVINYELPTDVESYQHRVGRTGRAGASGLAISLVAGREKTRAEAIEAQMGQPLDWQKTPLATARPAELPQAAMRTLRIDGGKTDKLRPGDILGALTGDAGLSSKFIGKIAIFPTRSYVAIAREQANKAVAKLEAGKIKGRRFRVRMM, via the coding sequence ATGACTGACTTCTCGACCCTGCCGCTGAGCCCGGCCCTGCAGCCCGGCCTGGATGCCCTCGGCTACACCACTCTCACCCCCGTGCAGGCGCAGAGCCTGCCGGCCATCCTCGATGGCCGCGATGTGATCGCACAGGCGCCGACCGGCAGCGGCAAGACCGCCGCCTTCGGCCTGGGCCTGCTGCAGTCCATCGACCCCAGCGTGATCCGCGTGCAGGCGCTGGTGCTGTGCCCGACCCGCGAACTGGCCGACCAGGTCGGCAAGCAGATCCGCAAGCTGGCCACCGGCATCCCCAACCTGAAGCTGTTGCTGCTGGTCGGCGGCGTGCCGCTCGGTCCGCAGCTGGCATCGCTGGAAGGCCATGACCCGCACGTGGTCGTCGGCACCCCCGGCCGTGTGCAGGAGCTGGCGCGCAAGCGCGCGCTGAATCTTGGCGCGGTGCGCACGCTGGTGCTGGACGAAGCCGACCGCATGCTCGACATGGGCTTCGAGGAACCGATCCGCGAGATCGCCGGCCGCACCCACAAGGACCGCCAGAGCCTGCTGTTCTCCGCCACCTTCCCCGACAGCATCCGCGCCATGGCGCGTGACCTGCTGCGCGATGCGGTGGAAGTGACCGTGGAGGGTGCCGACCAGGCACCCGCGATCCGCCATATGTTCTGCGAGGTGGAACCGGCGCACCGCCAGAAGGCATTGGCCGGCCTGCTGCTGAAGTACACGCCGGAATCGGCGGTAGTGTTCTGCAACACCCGCAAGGATGTGGACGAGGTTGCGAATTCCCTGCAGCAGTTCGGCTTCTCCGCACTCGCCCTGCACGGCGACATGGAGCAGCGCGACCGCGAGGAAGTGCTGCTGCTGTTGGCCAACCGCAGCTGCAACGTGCTGGTCGCCAGCGACGTGGCCGCGCGCGGCCTGGACGTGGAAGAACTGGCGGCGGTGATCAACTACGAACTGCCGACCGACGTGGAGAGCTACCAGCACCGCGTGGGCCGCACCGGCCGTGCTGGTGCCAGCGGCCTGGCGATCAGCCTGGTGGCCGGCCGCGAAAAGACCCGCGCCGAAGCCATCGAAGCGCAGATGGGGCAGCCGCTGGACTGGCAGAAGACGCCGCTGGCGACCGCGCGCCCGGCCGAGCTGCCACAGGCGGCAATGCGCACGCTGCGCATCGACGGCGGCAAGACCGACAAGCTGCGCCCGGGCGACATCCTCGGTGCACTGACCGGTGATGCCGGCCTGTCGAGCAAGTTCATCGGCAAGATCGCGATCTTCCCGACCCGTTCCTATGTGGCGATCGCGCGTGAGCAGGCCAACAAGGCCGTGGCCAAGCTGGAAGCCGGCAAGATCAAGGGCCGCCGGTTCCGCGTGCGGATGATGTGA
- a CDS encoding YeiH family protein, which produces MNAPALSPWSLPALRQRWQPRLPGLLLVGLIAAASLYLAELPWLQAHGLSALTVAIVAGIVVGNTFYPRLAPSSAAGVGFSKHWLLRAGIVLYGLRLTFQDIGHVGVTGVLMDVLVVASTFGLACWLGVRVFKMEREAAMLIGAGSAICGAAAVMAAEPVVRGRAAHVTVAVSTVVVFGTLAMFLYPALYALVQSHGWLAMDAQQYGLFTGATVHEVAQVVAAGRAVNEAAADTAVITKMVRVMLLAPFLIALSLWLARGGKTSADGSKARIVVPWFAFGFVAVAGFNSLHLLPAGLQAGLVQLDTVLLAMAMAALGLTTHVSALRQAGLKPLLLALILFAWLLFGGLAIHQGVLAVLG; this is translated from the coding sequence ATGAACGCCCCCGCCCTCTCCCCCTGGTCCCTGCCCGCCCTGCGCCAACGCTGGCAGCCACGCCTGCCCGGCCTTCTGCTGGTGGGCCTGATCGCGGCGGCGTCGCTGTACCTGGCCGAGCTGCCGTGGCTGCAGGCACATGGCCTGAGCGCGCTGACCGTCGCCATCGTCGCCGGCATCGTGGTCGGCAACACGTTCTACCCGCGGCTGGCACCGAGCAGCGCGGCCGGTGTCGGCTTTTCCAAGCACTGGCTGCTGCGCGCCGGCATCGTGCTGTATGGGCTGCGCCTGACCTTCCAGGACATCGGCCATGTCGGCGTCACTGGCGTGCTGATGGACGTGCTGGTGGTTGCCAGCACCTTCGGCCTGGCCTGCTGGCTGGGCGTGCGCGTGTTCAAGATGGAGCGCGAGGCAGCCATGCTGATCGGTGCTGGCAGCGCGATCTGCGGTGCGGCAGCGGTGATGGCTGCCGAACCGGTGGTGCGTGGCCGCGCTGCGCATGTCACCGTCGCGGTCTCGACGGTGGTGGTGTTCGGCACGCTGGCGATGTTCCTGTACCCGGCGCTGTATGCACTGGTGCAGTCGCACGGCTGGCTGGCAATGGACGCGCAGCAGTACGGCCTGTTCACCGGTGCGACGGTGCATGAAGTGGCACAGGTGGTGGCGGCCGGCCGTGCGGTCAACGAAGCAGCGGCCGACACGGCGGTGATCACCAAGATGGTGCGGGTGATGCTGCTGGCGCCGTTCCTGATCGCGCTGTCACTGTGGCTGGCCCGTGGCGGCAAGACCAGCGCCGACGGCAGCAAGGCGCGCATCGTGGTGCCGTGGTTCGCGTTCGGTTTCGTGGCGGTGGCCGGGTTCAACTCGCTGCATCTGCTGCCGGCCGGCCTGCAGGCGGGGCTGGTGCAGCTGGATACGGTGCTGCTGGCGATGGCGATGGCCGCGCTGGGCCTGACCACCCACGTCTCGGCGCTGCGCCAGGCGGGCCTGAAGCCGCTGCTGCTGGCACTGATCCTGTTCGCCTGGCTGCTGTTCGGCGGCCTGGCGATCCACCAGGGTGTGTTGGCGGTGCTGGGCTGA
- a CDS encoding LysR family transcriptional regulator: MRLTLRQLQVFVAIADHGSTTAAGQAIALSQSASSAALQELEAHFGTPLFDRIGRRLALNGHGRALLEPARTLLVNAADLERQLAAGGDPSQGAPLRLVLAASTTIGNYLLPPRIAELLRQAPQAEVDLRIDNSAGVVAAVQRLDVDAGLIEGPCHERGLQVTAWQQDPLVIVAAADAPARWTLDELRAARWLLREPGSGTREAVEQALLPHLRGFAQTLQLGNTEAIKQAAIAGLGLACLSRHALEEPLALGRLRVLETPLPALQRTLWLVRHPGKQWLPGLQALLGEVG; the protein is encoded by the coding sequence ATGCGCCTGACCTTGCGCCAGCTGCAGGTCTTCGTCGCCATCGCCGATCACGGCAGCACTACCGCCGCGGGCCAGGCCATCGCGCTTTCGCAGTCGGCCAGCAGCGCCGCCCTGCAGGAGTTGGAAGCGCACTTCGGTACCCCGCTGTTCGACCGCATCGGCCGCCGCCTGGCGCTGAACGGGCACGGCCGCGCACTGCTGGAGCCGGCGCGTACCCTGCTGGTCAACGCCGCCGATCTGGAGCGGCAGCTGGCTGCCGGCGGCGACCCATCGCAGGGCGCACCGCTGCGTTTGGTGCTGGCCGCCAGTACCACCATCGGCAATTACCTGCTGCCGCCGCGCATTGCCGAACTGCTGCGCCAGGCGCCACAGGCCGAGGTCGACCTGCGCATCGACAACAGTGCCGGCGTGGTCGCTGCCGTGCAGCGTCTGGACGTGGACGCCGGCCTGATCGAAGGCCCGTGCCACGAGCGTGGCCTGCAGGTCACGGCCTGGCAGCAGGACCCGCTGGTGATCGTCGCTGCCGCCGACGCCCCCGCGCGCTGGACGCTGGATGAACTTCGCGCCGCACGCTGGCTGCTGCGTGAGCCCGGCTCCGGCACCCGCGAAGCCGTCGAACAGGCCCTGTTGCCGCACCTGCGTGGCTTCGCCCAGACCCTGCAGCTGGGCAATACCGAAGCGATCAAGCAGGCCGCCATCGCCGGCCTCGGCCTGGCCTGTCTTTCGCGTCACGCGCTGGAAGAGCCACTGGCCCTGGGCCGCCTGCGCGTGCTCGAGACTCCGCTGCCCGCCCTGCAGCGCACGCTGTGGCTGGTACGTCACCCGGGCAAGCAATGGCTGCCGGGGTTGCAGGCGTTGCTGGGGGAGGTGGGGTAA